The window TGTCCGCACGGAGCAGGAGCACCCGCATGGTGATGTTATCTGGGGCGGCTCCGAGGATTCCTATGTTTTACTTGAGTCCTATCTGGAGCCCTATGAGTCTCCCGAGAAATATGCAATCCTTCCGGAGTATGTGCGCAGGAACAATGCGTTTTACAACATGGTCAAGGATCCCTATGTCATCGCCTACAATACCGATCTGGTGAGCGAGGCGGATGCGCCGAAAGGGTGGCGGGATCTCCTCGCACCGAGGTTTTGCGGGCGCATTGCTCTCGCAGATCCTGCGAAATCCACGTCCTCCTATGCCGTGCTCTTGACGATGGTGGATGCCATGGGCGGCGATTCTGCCGTCATTGGGCAACTGGCGGCACAGGTTGACGGACGCATCCTCGGCAGTTCGGCGGAGCAGATCAAGGCGCTCGCTGACGGAACGTATGCGGTTACAGCGACGTTCGAGGAGCCTGTGCTCAAATACATTGCCTCCGGTGCGCATATGAAGATTGTCTACCCCGAGGAGGGGACAGCTGTATCCTCAAGTGCTGTTGGAATCATCAAGAATGCACCGCATCCGGATCATGCGAAAAAATTTCTAAATTTTTTGATGAGTCGTCAAGTTCATGAACGTCTCGGCGATTATGAACGGCGTTCGACACGTGCCGATATTTCGGCACCCCCGAATCTTCGTCCTCTTTCGGAGATTCGTTACACACGGTTTGATACCCGGCGTGCCGTGTCCTTCAGGGACGAGTTCCTGAGTAAATGGCGCGCAGCGGTTATCAAATAAATCCCCATTTCCCCCCCATCCCCCCATTCCCATATTTTCCCCTTCCAAGACCGTCACTCTGTGTGACGGTTTTTCCTTTGTTTATAAATACTTTGCCTGTAAATTTATATTTTTACTGATAATTTTGCTTGACAGAAACGAAATTTATACGTATTCTTTCTTTATAGTCTGAACATTACGGAAGACGTTTGTTTTCCTCGTTGTTCCACTGTGCAGTGCATGGGAGGAGAGGAGATGAACCTTGTATGAGATGGGATCGGATCAGCTATCAAAAACGGCTGCTTGCCTACCTCCTCGTGGGAGGGTTGTTTCCGCTTCTCCTTGCCTCTGCGATGATTCTCTATGCGGCGGATCGTGTCTACGAGAACACACAGGCAAAGGGGGGGCGTGCCGAGGTGCAGCGGATCTCACGTGAGATCGACAATCTCGTCGGAAACTATCAGCGTCTGATAAGTCCGCTCCTCGTGCGGGGGGAGACCATCGAGTTCCTGTGTGGTACACGTTCGAATGTGGAACATATCTATGGGGATCTCTATGCGATTCTTGCGGGTCGATCGGGTGAGGCGGCGATCTATCTGCTCTCTGCAGATGGCAGTCAGGTGATCGCAACGGATGATTTGCCGCGGGACTATCGTCTGCCGGATCATCTGCATTGGGGACTTCTCGGTCAGGCGGTTCAGAGTCAGGACTGGGTGCTCGCCTCGGCAGACCGCTATGAAGCCGATCGACGGGAAACGGTCTTTTCGATGGCGCACGCGATACGCCGGGAGGATGAACTGCTCGGCTTTGCCGTTATTGATGTGCGGCGTGAGGCTCTTGTCCCGCTCATTCAGCGCGTGCAGGACGGAAATGAGGGACAGATCATCCTGACGGATCGCTATAACTATGTCATGATGGATATGCTCGATCATCATCGTGAGGGATTTTCCTCTGTCTTTGCGTCCTCTGAGGAGGCGGAGACGACGGAGTCTGTTTTCCGTGATTATGCGTTTTCTTCGACGACGACAGGGTTTGCGGTTCACCTGCGTCAGCGGCTGGACTCGGCACCGCTGGATTACCTCTTTCGCCTGATCCTCATGGTGGATGCGGTAGCGCTGTGTATAACGGCATATCTTGCCTGTCGGCTGAGCCGCCATCTCTGGCGGCCGCTGCATACGCTTGCGACAGCAATGCGGCGTGTGCGCAGCTGTGACGATTTTTCCGTGCAGGTGGACGTTCGGCGCAGCGATGAGATCGGGGAGCTTGCGCTTACGTTCAACAGTCTGATCGAACACATCCGCACGCTGCTTGCGGAGAACAGGGAGCGCGAGCGGCGGCTGCGCGTGGCACAGGTGAAATCTCTGACGGAGATGATAAAGCCCCATTTCATGTACAATACGCTGAATCTCATCAAGTGGAGTGCGAAGCTCGGCGACAGCGAGGGGGCGGCGGATATTGCCGTGCAGCTCGGGAAGCTGCTGCGTGCCTCGGTGAGTATGAAGGAGTTTGTGACGGTGGCGGAGGAGCTGAGTTTTCTCCGCACCTATTTGAAGATTCAGCAGCGGCGCTTCGAGGGACGGCTCAAAGTTACGATGCGTGTGGAGACGGGGGCGTATGGCTGCTATGTGCCGAAGCTGATTCTGCAGCCGCTCGTTGAGAACGCGATCCGGCACGGCATCGAGATGACAGAAAGCGGCGGCCGCATCGCAATCACGGGGTGCCGTGAAAACGGCTATCTCATCTTTCATGTGAAGGACAATGGACAGGGAATGTCGCCTGCACGGCAGCAGGAAGTGCTGACACGGCGTGACGACAATCACTTCGGGATTTACAATGTGCATATGCGTGCCGTACTGAACGGGGATGAGGACTGCGGGATCACCCTGCACGCTGCGGAGGGGAAGGGGACGGAGGTAATATTGCGGCTAAGGCGCATGGAGGAGGCTCCTCATTATGATTAAAGTGCTGATTATTGACGATGAACCCCTGCAGCGACAGGGGATTATGCGTCTGACAC of the Selenomonas dianae genome contains:
- a CDS encoding ABC transporter substrate-binding protein, with product MIIFQRMQIWGATLLLTMSLMLAACGDTAQTIRTDENIVVVYNCNTDDWTAPLAKEFQEQTGIQVQLVSGSSGQLMARVRTEQEHPHGDVIWGGSEDSYVLLESYLEPYESPEKYAILPEYVRRNNAFYNMVKDPYVIAYNTDLVSEADAPKGWRDLLAPRFCGRIALADPAKSTSSYAVLLTMVDAMGGDSAVIGQLAAQVDGRILGSSAEQIKALADGTYAVTATFEEPVLKYIASGAHMKIVYPEEGTAVSSSAVGIIKNAPHPDHAKKFLNFLMSRQVHERLGDYERRSTRADISAPPNLRPLSEIRYTRFDTRRAVSFRDEFLSKWRAAVIK
- a CDS encoding sensor histidine kinase, which encodes MRWDRISYQKRLLAYLLVGGLFPLLLASAMILYAADRVYENTQAKGGRAEVQRISREIDNLVGNYQRLISPLLVRGETIEFLCGTRSNVEHIYGDLYAILAGRSGEAAIYLLSADGSQVIATDDLPRDYRLPDHLHWGLLGQAVQSQDWVLASADRYEADRRETVFSMAHAIRREDELLGFAVIDVRREALVPLIQRVQDGNEGQIILTDRYNYVMMDMLDHHREGFSSVFASSEEAETTESVFRDYAFSSTTTGFAVHLRQRLDSAPLDYLFRLILMVDAVALCITAYLACRLSRHLWRPLHTLATAMRRVRSCDDFSVQVDVRRSDEIGELALTFNSLIEHIRTLLAENRERERRLRVAQVKSLTEMIKPHFMYNTLNLIKWSAKLGDSEGAADIAVQLGKLLRASVSMKEFVTVAEELSFLRTYLKIQQRRFEGRLKVTMRVETGAYGCYVPKLILQPLVENAIRHGIEMTESGGRIAITGCRENGYLIFHVKDNGQGMSPARQQEVLTRRDDNHFGIYNVHMRAVLNGDEDCGITLHAAEGKGTEVILRLRRMEEAPHYD